From Candidatus Bathyarchaeota archaeon, a single genomic window includes:
- a CDS encoding ribbon-helix-helix domain-containing protein: MAIRVFWTVLYGLLMACFFLVGIYLPYLGWAGFIVLPLMTSAIVGYFSKEIREAFSVIVVGLVVYGVIALILIGVLSSSIANALYWVHEASWPQLSEAELHATMYNETVYALGIMCIGFFMIQISLTVGGVSVGIFVKKLQRMLQPAKDRIISYGDFTTEGITRTGVVKVRVIGTIPEELYEWMKKEVEASNYVNQSHIIEAALRKLKEEREEP; this comes from the coding sequence TTGGCTATCCGCGTTTTTTGGACGGTTCTCTATGGATTGCTAATGGCATGTTTCTTTTTAGTGGGAATCTATCTCCCGTATTTAGGCTGGGCTGGCTTTATTGTGTTACCTCTGATGACAAGTGCTATTGTTGGTTACTTCTCAAAAGAAATCAGAGAAGCCTTCTCGGTTATTGTAGTGGGACTCGTTGTCTATGGAGTCATAGCATTAATACTCATAGGGGTGCTTTCCAGTTCTATAGCAAATGCTCTATATTGGGTACATGAAGCGAGTTGGCCTCAACTCTCAGAAGCTGAGCTTCATGCAACAATGTATAACGAGACAGTCTACGCTCTTGGCATAATGTGTATCGGCTTTTTTATGATTCAGATTTCGTTGACAGTTGGTGGAGTATCCGTCGGAATATTTGTCAAGAAGTTGCAGAGGATGTTGCAACCAGCCAAAGATCGGATAATCAGTTATGGAGATTTCACAACTGAAGGCATAACGAGAACAGGTGTAGTTAAAGTGAGAGTGATCGGAACTATTCCAGAGGAACTGTATGAATGGATGAAAAAAGAAGTAGAAGCCAGCAACTACGTTAACCAAAGCCACATTATCGAAGCTGCTCTAAGAAAGCTCAAAGAAGAGAGAGAAGAACCATAG
- the truD gene encoding tRNA pseudouridine(13) synthase TruD, giving the protein MKVPTIEKQLGIETFVTKTRGIGGVIRQMPEDFMVEEVLVDGSKAELKPKLRGQVTGEGRYLICLLVKRDWDTLLAARKIAKQLGISERRVRIAGIKDKKALTAQHISIENINLRQLRRIRVDDIHVYPLRYSPNMIFPHMSFGNTFHISVRNISHSNAVLQERMSDMVNELRVLGGIPNFFGHQRFGTIRPITHLVGKALARDDLERAALLFLAKSSPYEHPQSREARQRLQETRDFKEVINVFPRWLLYERLMLAHLVKHPKNFVGAFRRLPRRLCRLFLQAYQSYIFNRFLSQRLLRKIPINEPQLGDYVVKTDSHGLPIRSYIKATHEKLEDLRKKVKKGEMYVAIPLIGFKQTSSEGLQGEIEHSILESEKITQANFYVSSAPEMSAAGELRATMTPIINLNADKPVKDESNLRKKELRISFTLHRGCYATVVLREFMKPRNMIKAGF; this is encoded by the coding sequence TTGAAAGTTCCAACAATTGAAAAACAGTTGGGCATTGAAACTTTCGTCACAAAGACTCGTGGCATAGGTGGCGTAATACGGCAGATGCCTGAAGACTTTATGGTTGAAGAGGTGCTTGTCGACGGTTCAAAGGCAGAGCTAAAGCCAAAGCTGCGGGGTCAAGTAACAGGGGAAGGACGTTACCTGATTTGTTTGCTCGTCAAACGAGACTGGGATACGTTGCTGGCGGCAAGAAAAATCGCTAAGCAATTAGGTATCAGTGAGCGGCGTGTGAGAATTGCAGGAATAAAAGATAAAAAAGCCTTAACCGCTCAGCACATCAGCATCGAAAATATAAATTTGAGACAGCTAAGACGCATACGAGTAGACGATATTCATGTGTATCCTCTCCGTTATTCGCCAAACATGATTTTTCCCCACATGTCATTCGGCAACACATTCCATATATCAGTAAGAAACATCAGCCATAGTAACGCAGTCCTTCAAGAAAGAATGTCTGACATGGTAAACGAGTTACGCGTCTTAGGCGGTATTCCGAATTTCTTTGGACACCAACGCTTTGGCACTATTCGCCCTATTACCCATTTGGTTGGCAAAGCGTTAGCGCGTGATGATTTAGAAAGGGCAGCGCTACTGTTTCTCGCCAAGTCAAGCCCCTACGAGCATCCCCAATCGAGAGAAGCGAGACAGAGATTGCAAGAGACTAGAGACTTTAAGGAGGTAATCAACGTTTTTCCACGATGGTTATTGTATGAACGATTAATGTTGGCTCACTTGGTTAAGCATCCGAAAAACTTTGTGGGCGCTTTCAGAAGGCTGCCCCGGCGTTTGTGCAGGCTCTTTCTTCAAGCATACCAGTCATACATCTTCAACCGATTTCTCAGCCAACGCCTACTACGTAAGATTCCAATTAACGAACCACAACTCGGCGATTACGTTGTGAAAACCGACAGCCATGGCTTGCCAATCAGAAGCTACATAAAGGCCACACATGAGAAGCTTGAAGATTTACGAAAAAAAGTAAAAAAAGGTGAGATGTACGTCGCAATTCCCTTAATAGGTTTCAAGCAAACCTCATCAGAGGGCCTGCAAGGCGAAATAGAGCACTCCATACTTGAAAGTGAAAAAATAACTCAAGCGAATTTCTACGTCTCTTCTGCGCCAGAGATGAGTGCAGCTGGCGAGCTTCGAGCTACTATGACACCTATAATAAATCTTAATGCAGATAAACCAGTCAAAGACGAGTCAAATTTGCGCAAGAAGGAACTGAGAATTAGTTTTACTCTGCATCGTGGCTGTTACGCGACTGTGGTCTTACGTGAATTTATGAAGCCACGCAACATGATAAAAGCTGGGTTTTAG
- a CDS encoding NAD(P)/FAD-dependent oxidoreductase, giving the protein MSSDVVVVGAGPTGSFCALQAAKLDAQVTIFEEHGKVGVPSHCTGHLSLAGIRRFDLRLPKNVFENEIKSAVFYSPSGYRFVVRFASPVTCVVNRALFDQHLSNLALKAGAKIVNDTYVDSLLIEKGTVRGIIFKGKKRTKKLVSKVVIDAEGVSSSLLKRAGLSSLNSRTIVNGVQAEVDKINNIDSDTVEVFLSRNFATGFFAWIVPRRDGTAKVGLGTERGNPRECLRHFVNHNPIARQRLKRSHVTNLAYHPISLGGPIPRTFYDGLLVVGDTASQVKPTTGGGVVMGLTCAEIAGKVVALAVRHKDFSANFLAEYERRWKKKIGFDMMAMKRLRTMLNSFSDKQLDQLITLCTRLRLDESLKTVRDVDFQGTSLIRIAKSPRILATALYFLIASFF; this is encoded by the coding sequence GTGAGCTCTGACGTAGTAGTTGTTGGCGCTGGCCCAACCGGTTCTTTTTGTGCCTTGCAAGCAGCAAAACTAGACGCCCAAGTTACTATTTTCGAGGAACACGGTAAAGTTGGAGTGCCTTCGCACTGCACAGGCCACCTAAGCCTTGCCGGTATAAGACGATTTGATCTCCGTTTGCCGAAAAACGTCTTTGAGAACGAGATTAAATCAGCTGTCTTCTATTCTCCTTCTGGATACAGATTTGTGGTTCGATTTGCCTCTCCAGTGACTTGTGTTGTTAACAGGGCGCTTTTTGACCAGCATCTTTCGAATTTGGCTTTAAAGGCTGGCGCTAAAATTGTAAATGACACTTACGTAGATTCTCTTTTGATTGAAAAGGGCACAGTTAGGGGCATTATTTTCAAAGGAAAGAAAAGAACCAAAAAGCTTGTGTCTAAGGTTGTAATTGATGCGGAAGGTGTGTCCTCAAGTCTTCTAAAACGAGCAGGACTGTCTTCACTTAATAGTCGTACAATAGTTAATGGAGTACAAGCGGAAGTTGACAAGATTAATAACATCGACAGCGACACAGTTGAAGTTTTTTTAAGCCGCAACTTCGCCACTGGCTTCTTCGCTTGGATAGTCCCGCGACGTGATGGCACCGCGAAGGTTGGCTTGGGAACAGAAAGAGGTAATCCTCGGGAGTGTTTACGCCATTTTGTCAATCACAACCCGATTGCCCGTCAAAGGCTCAAGCGGAGCCATGTTACAAACCTTGCCTACCATCCTATTTCGTTAGGTGGTCCGATTCCCCGAACGTTCTATGATGGGTTGCTGGTTGTAGGGGACACGGCTTCACAGGTTAAACCTACTACAGGTGGAGGTGTTGTTATGGGATTGACCTGCGCGGAAATTGCAGGTAAGGTTGTTGCCCTAGCTGTTCGCCACAAAGATTTTTCAGCAAACTTTCTCGCTGAATATGAACGTCGATGGAAAAAGAAGATAGGTTTTGATATGATGGCAATGAAACGTCTGCGTACAATGCTTAACAGTTTCTCAGACAAACAACTCGACCAACTCATCACTCTTTGCACTCGGCTGAGGTTAGATGAGAGTTTGAAGACTGTGAGAGACGTTGATTTTCAAGGTACTTCATTGATTCGCATAGCTAAAAGCCCAAGGATTTTAGCGACAGCATTATATTTCTTAATAGCTTCGTTCTTCTAA
- the pth2 gene encoding peptidyl-tRNA hydrolase Pth2, translating into MSQEEFEYKQVIAVRTDLKMGKGKLAAQVGHAAVSAAEKARKRRSEWWQAWLREGQCKVAVKVKNLAELLELQKEAVGMKLPHSLITDRGLTQLPPSTVTCLGIGPAPSIQIDEITGKLPLL; encoded by the coding sequence ATGTCACAAGAAGAGTTCGAATACAAACAAGTGATAGCGGTAAGAACAGATCTGAAGATGGGTAAAGGCAAACTGGCAGCACAGGTTGGGCATGCAGCGGTTTCCGCCGCTGAAAAAGCTAGAAAGAGGCGCTCCGAATGGTGGCAGGCATGGTTGAGGGAAGGACAATGCAAAGTAGCTGTAAAAGTGAAAAATCTAGCCGAACTGTTAGAGCTTCAAAAAGAAGCAGTAGGGATGAAGCTTCCCCACAGCCTCATTACAGATCGAGGATTAACACAACTCCCCCCAAGCACAGTGACATGTCTAGGCATTGGGCCAGCACCCTCTATACAAATTGACGAAATAACGGGGAAACTACCGCTTCTATGA
- a CDS encoding chorismate-binding protein — MAKCPKCGKEIAKPRKTWKMAGRPDKQGKRLELEIGLFDCPKCGVFRKALSKRKI, encoded by the coding sequence ATGGCTAAATGTCCTAAATGCGGAAAAGAGATTGCTAAGCCCAGAAAAACTTGGAAAATGGCAGGGCGCCCTGACAAGCAAGGCAAAAGACTTGAACTCGAAATTGGTCTTTTCGACTGTCCCAAATGCGGCGTCTTCCGTAAAGCACTGAGTAAAAGAAAAATCTAG